The following are encoded in a window of Fusarium verticillioides 7600 chromosome 6, whole genome shotgun sequence genomic DNA:
- a CDS encoding glycerol kinase (At least one base has a quality score < 10) encodes MQQFTTADAPRLVQDNFDDINPKDFIEQEPKSKRPRTADILLEEQLPQGLLKAAEVADLAGDFFSVKPESDHEQLPEGIEETAEEKQKHWFVGSVDQGTTSTRFLIFNGHGEPIVSHQIEFENHYPNSGWHEHDPMTLLESVETCIEKATEKFCEKGHHIEDIRSIGITNQRETTILWDNITGEPLYNAVVWPDTRTSALVRELKNKPGAEKLQETCGLPLSTYPSSVKLLWVLQNVESVRKAYDEGRLSFGTVDSWLIYKLNGGQDREGGPIFVTDATNASRTMFMNLKTLQYDDELLKFFEVDRTKLNLPKIVPSSDPTAYGSLARGPLKGVPIAGCLGDQSAALVGQCGFKPGQAKNTYGTGCFLLYNVGNEPVISKTGLLATVAYDFGKGRKPVYALEGSIAVAGSGVKFLQNNLGIINSSSEVDTVAKSVPDNGGVTFVTAFSGLFAPYWIDDAKGTLFGVTQHTNKGHIVRATLEATCHQTAAILDAMASDSGHALDILAVDGGLSNSDLNMQTQADLSGVPVDRPANRETTALGAAIAAGLATGVWDELEELHEVNRKGRKIFYPETDKKTVRRSRKRWERAVEMSRGWLQEDEDDDDE; translated from the coding sequence ATGCAACAATTCACAACAGCAGACGCTCCTCGCTTGGTGCAGGACAACTTCGATGATATAAACCCCAAGGACTTCATCGAGCAAGAACCCAAGTCTAAGCGCCCACGAACTGCTGATATCCTCCTTGAGGAGCAATTACCACAGggtcttctcaaggctgccGAGGTTGCAGACCTTGCTGgagacttcttctccgtcAAGCCTGAGTCAGACCACGAGCAACTCCCTGAAGGTATCGAGGAGAcagcagaggagaagcaaaaacaCTGGTTCGTCGGTAGTGTCGACCAGGGTACCACGTCAACTCGCTTCCTCATTTTTAACGGTCATGGAGAGCCCATTGTGAGCCACCAGATTGAGTTTGAAAACCACTATCCCAACTCTGGGTGGCACGAGCATGACCCCATGACACTCCTCGAGTCTGTAGAGACATGCATCGAGAAGGCAACAGAGAAGTTCTGCGAAAAGGGTCACCATATCGAGGATATCCGCTCCATCGGTATTACAAATCAACGTGAGACTACTATCCTGTGGGACAACATTACTGGCGAGCCCCTTTACAACGCTGTTGTCTGGCCGGATACTCGCACTTCTGCTCTCGTCCgtgagctcaagaacaagcctggtgctgagaagctccAAGAGACTTGTGGTCTCCCACTGTCTACCTACCCTTCAAGTGTTAAGCTACTCTGGGTCCTGCAGAACGTTGAGTCAGTCCGAAAGGCTTACGATGAGGGTCGTCTATCGTTTGGCACTGTCGACTCTTGGCTCATCTATAAGCTCAACGGCGGACAAGACCGTGAGGGCGGACCCATCTTTGTCACCGACgccaccaacgccagccGCACCATGTTCATgaacctcaagacccttcagtacgatgatgagctcctcaagttcttcgagGTCGACCGTACTAAGCTCAACCTGCCCAAGATTGTGCCTTCCTCTGACCCCACTGCCTACGGATCTCTCGCCCGTGGGCCTCTCAAGGGTGTCCCCATCGCTGGCTGCTTAGGAGACCAGTCTGCAGCACTTGTCGGTCAATGTGGATtcaagccaggccaggccaagaacaCCTATGGTACCGGCTGCTTCCTTCTCTACAATGTTGGCAACGAGCCtgtcatctccaagaccggACTGCTTGCTACTGTTGCATATGATTTCGGAAAGGGTCGTAAGCCTGTTTACGCCCTTGAGGGCAGCATCGCTGTTGCCGGCTCTGGtgtcaagttcctccagAACAAcctcggcatcatcaactcttcctCCGAGGTGGATACTGTCGCCAAAAGCGTTCCTGACAACGGCGGCGTTACATTCGTGACAGCTTTCAGTGGTCTCTTTGCCCCCTACTGGATCGATGACGCCAAGGGTACTCTCTTCGGTGTCACCCAACACACTAACAAGGGCCATATTGTGCGAGCAACGCTTGAGGCCACTTGCCATCAAACAGCCGCCATTCTCGATGCTATGGCATCTGACTCTGGCCACGCCCTTGACATTCTGGCCGTCGATGGCGGCCTCTCCAACTCGGACCTGAACATGCAGACCCAGGCCGACCTTAGTGGTGTGCCTGTCGACCGCCCCGCTAATCGTGAGACTACTGCGCTCGGCGCCGCCATTGCTGCGGGTCTCGCCACTGGTGTATGGGACGAGCTAGAGGAGTTGCACGAAGTCAACCGCAAGGGCCGCAAGATCTTCTACCCGGAGACTGACAAGAAGACTGTCCGCCGATCACGAAAGAGGTGGGAGCGAGCCGTCGAGATGAGCCGAGGCTGGCTtcaggaggatgaggacgacgatgacgaatAA